One stretch of Armatimonadota bacterium DNA includes these proteins:
- a CDS encoding TolC family protein encodes MKNLANSVCVALALAFAPLAGAQTVPPAGATAAAMPSRLTEADAERIGLAANPASAAALAGVNAAHDTWQSLAAIPNPNLSLSYATGTSTSPTISGASTDTFFNVGESLDTSGQHRYQAAGAHAAFYSTRYQYQETILGLRQQIRDAYWAYVAAKGQTQISMETLGDVQKTFDLTKVQLQAGASPKIDVVRAGIDVANAQQAVLQAQGAEKSALAALNTILARPPMAPVMPADSLVETAQTPDLLPGLPGLPELTRLALQNRPAIQSADQAVRVARYGVDQARASQYPDTSVNYSRSLDQGQDTVMLAVSLPLFDLGSIHHSIRSAEASQRQAGALETQLRQQVAQQVAQAYTDFVTARRQSLSYQADILNPSETLLGMAETGYKQGATGILPVIDAQNTLRNARNGFVTNLLALYKARDEILAATGKLRFGAAPPPR; translated from the coding sequence ATGAAGAATCTGGCTAACTCTGTGTGTGTGGCACTAGCACTGGCGTTTGCGCCGTTGGCCGGCGCACAAACCGTGCCTCCAGCCGGGGCGACCGCGGCTGCGATGCCGAGCCGGCTGACGGAGGCCGACGCCGAGCGCATCGGCCTGGCGGCAAACCCGGCCTCGGCAGCGGCTCTCGCCGGTGTGAACGCCGCACACGATACGTGGCAATCTTTGGCAGCTATTCCCAACCCGAACCTGTCACTGAGCTACGCCACCGGCACCAGCACGTCGCCAACCATCAGCGGCGCCTCTACCGACACCTTCTTCAATGTCGGCGAGAGCCTGGATACAAGCGGCCAGCACCGGTATCAGGCCGCCGGCGCCCACGCTGCGTTCTATAGCACGCGGTACCAGTATCAGGAGACCATTCTGGGCCTGCGCCAGCAGATCCGCGATGCCTACTGGGCGTACGTGGCTGCAAAGGGACAGACGCAGATCTCCATGGAGACCCTTGGCGACGTGCAGAAGACCTTCGATCTGACCAAGGTTCAGCTGCAGGCTGGAGCATCGCCGAAGATCGACGTGGTGCGCGCCGGCATTGATGTAGCCAACGCACAGCAGGCGGTGCTTCAGGCGCAGGGCGCGGAGAAGTCTGCGCTGGCGGCGCTGAACACCATTCTGGCGCGGCCGCCGATGGCGCCGGTTATGCCGGCCGACAGCCTTGTGGAAACCGCGCAAACGCCGGACTTGCTGCCGGGCTTGCCGGGGCTGCCTGAGCTCACCCGCCTCGCCTTGCAGAACCGGCCGGCCATCCAGTCGGCCGACCAGGCCGTACGGGTTGCACGGTACGGCGTTGATCAGGCCAGAGCGTCGCAGTATCCCGATACCAGCGTGAACTACAGCCGCTCCCTCGATCAGGGCCAGGATACGGTGATGCTTGCCGTGAGCCTGCCGCTCTTTGATCTCGGCAGCATCCATCACAGCATCCGCTCTGCCGAGGCATCCCAGCGTCAGGCGGGCGCACTGGAAACGCAACTCCGGCAGCAGGTAGCGCAGCAGGTAGCGCAGGCGTATACCGATTTCGTTACCGCACGCCGGCAGTCGCTCAGTTACCAGGCCGACATTCTCAATCCGTCTGAAACGCTGCTGGGTATGGCGGAAACCGGTTACAAGCAGGGCGCTACCGGCATTTTGCCGGTGATAGACGCCCAGAACACCCTTCGCAACGCCCGCAACGGATTCGTTACCAACCTTCTCGCGCTGTACAAGGCGCGTGACGAGATTCTGGCTGCAACCGGTAAGCTGCGCTTCGGCGCAGCGCCGCCGCCGCGGTAA
- a CDS encoding efflux RND transporter periplasmic adaptor subunit produces the protein MVNQARNHNSQSLRKSAFAVLVTLLAAPALSGCHRNAAPPASGNGDSGATLVAFKTGTALKLDANAMHLAGISTAVAGLNPLAATIRPTGQITATDTGSVQVLSRLPGRINAVLVKKGDHVRVGQVLCTVDSVDLANAEAAYQQALSHEHLTADQLQQQRKLAAYGMLSEQSVEDAQRAQAAAQAAVKGDQAQLALDGLTLNNTQKLVSLGEITQKPLEDAQNAYAQAHAALQQALVALNSAHQNLDRTKTLYRAGVFSLQNLEDAQTAYNTALSARNQDQVQDTLANQELARQKSIQRANLNGTASLQAAESKLQQDRHQYQSDLITLGATRKELARAQLVHKSGIPVSQALQTAEDSDAEAQLAVQGAAQTLRLYGIQPGQAMMQLAAGHVVVPVVSPMEGILTEPNMVVGQLTDTSTPLARVVNLARVYVNAQVYEHDLPSIATGDPITATVTALPNSTFTGVVKYVGNSVDPNTRTAGVVTEISNPDWLLRPGMFATVSIHPRSASRRLAIPADAVLLEGEQTVVFVEVAADTFVKRAVRVGASVSGDVPVYSGISPGDRVVTSGNVLLENEQQELATEKGSAA, from the coding sequence ATGGTCAATCAGGCTCGCAATCACAACTCGCAATCACTCAGGAAATCCGCCTTCGCAGTTCTGGTTACGCTGCTCGCCGCACCGGCGCTCAGCGGCTGCCATCGAAATGCAGCGCCGCCGGCGTCCGGAAACGGCGATTCTGGAGCGACGCTCGTGGCGTTCAAAACCGGTACGGCGCTCAAGCTCGACGCCAATGCAATGCACCTGGCCGGCATCAGCACGGCGGTGGCCGGCCTCAATCCGTTGGCAGCAACCATCCGCCCTACGGGCCAGATTACAGCCACCGATACCGGGTCCGTTCAGGTGCTTTCCCGGCTGCCCGGGCGCATCAACGCGGTGCTGGTGAAGAAGGGCGACCACGTCCGCGTCGGCCAGGTGCTCTGCACGGTCGATTCCGTGGACCTTGCCAATGCTGAGGCTGCGTATCAGCAGGCGCTCAGCCACGAGCATCTCACGGCAGACCAATTGCAGCAGCAGCGCAAGCTGGCGGCCTATGGAATGCTGAGCGAGCAGAGCGTCGAGGATGCTCAGCGCGCGCAGGCCGCCGCACAGGCAGCGGTAAAAGGCGATCAGGCTCAACTTGCGCTCGACGGCCTTACGCTGAATAACACCCAAAAGCTGGTGTCGTTGGGCGAGATTACGCAGAAGCCTCTGGAGGATGCCCAGAATGCCTACGCACAGGCACACGCCGCACTCCAACAGGCCCTTGTTGCCCTCAACAGCGCCCATCAGAATCTGGATCGCACGAAGACCCTCTACAGGGCGGGCGTCTTCTCGCTCCAGAACCTCGAGGATGCCCAAACGGCTTACAATACGGCTCTCTCAGCCCGCAACCAGGATCAGGTGCAGGATACGCTGGCCAATCAGGAGCTTGCCCGACAGAAAAGCATCCAGCGCGCCAATCTCAACGGGACGGCGTCGCTGCAAGCTGCAGAGTCCAAACTCCAGCAAGACCGACATCAGTATCAGAGCGACTTGATCACGCTGGGCGCCACGCGGAAGGAGCTGGCTCGAGCGCAGCTGGTGCACAAATCCGGCATACCGGTCTCCCAGGCGCTTCAGACGGCTGAAGACAGCGACGCCGAGGCGCAGTTGGCCGTTCAGGGCGCGGCGCAGACGCTTCGCCTCTACGGCATTCAACCGGGCCAGGCAATGATGCAGTTGGCGGCTGGCCATGTGGTTGTGCCCGTGGTATCGCCCATGGAGGGCATCCTCACCGAACCGAATATGGTGGTTGGCCAGCTCACCGATACATCAACACCGCTTGCCAGGGTTGTGAATCTGGCGCGAGTTTATGTCAACGCCCAGGTTTACGAGCACGATCTTCCATCGATCGCAACCGGAGACCCCATAACGGCCACCGTGACGGCGCTGCCGAACAGCACCTTTACCGGCGTCGTGAAGTATGTGGGGAACTCGGTAGACCCGAACACGCGAACCGCCGGCGTGGTCACCGAGATCAGCAATCCCGACTGGCTTTTACGTCCGGGCATGTTTGCTACCGTCAGTATCCATCCGAGATCGGCCAGCCGCCGGCTCGCGATTCCGGCCGACGCTGTGCTGCTGGAGGGTGAACAGACAGTTGTTTTTGTGGAGGTTGCGGCGGATACCTTTGTGAAGCGGGCGGTGCGCGTTGGAGCATCGGTGAGCGGTGACGTGCCCGTATACAGCGGCATCTCGCCCGGCGACCGCGTGGTTACCTCCGGCAACGTGCTGCTTGAAAATGAACAGCAGGAGTTGGCAACGGAGAAGGGATCGGCGGCATGA